The proteins below come from a single Mya arenaria isolate MELC-2E11 chromosome 8, ASM2691426v1 genomic window:
- the LOC128243450 gene encoding UPF0434 protein AM070-like encodes MALPMSHFLTGIVKSISSRAVTVSGSQITSRKSYCFESQSNVSNSIPRQFDESLLEYIVCPLTKEPLRYDKEKNELISDGTGVAYPIVNGIPNLVPQDGRPLATPTGK; translated from the exons ATGGCGCTGCCCATGTCACATTTTCTGACAG GCATTGTTAAATCCATCAGTTCAAGGGCAGTCACAGTGAGTGGATCTCAAATCACCAGCAGAAAATCCTACTGTTTCGAATCTCAGTCAAATGTATCTAACAGCATTCCAAGACAGTTTGATGAATCCCTTTTAGAATACATTGTTTGTCCACTGACAAAAGAACCTCTAAG GTATGACAAAGAGAAAAACGAGTTGATCAGTGATGGAACAGGAGTGGCTTACCCAATAgtgaatggaataccaaacctCGTGCCCCAAGACGGCCGGCCGCTAGCTACACCAACTGGGAAATAA
- the LOC128243449 gene encoding ribonuclease P protein subunit p29-like, producing MELYKKLPKAINVTSTKEKTSGKPIKQHLKDCIPARHRGLDDLEVKCHVLDSVRKKWKRPEKGKGRNTLSIRDKRELKVFEMKRDGHRFEDYLPLHELWQDYMRDILDVSRYSSADRRQYQMNNERLLKADYHGCYIVVRSSRCPSLVGLAGIVVMETKNMVKVIGKDNRLKSIPKMHSVFSFELDGFLFTIHGNNFCVSAFQRSKRKFKQKATVEL from the exons ATGGAACTATACAAAAAGTTGCCAAAGGCTATAAATGTTACGTCCACAAAGGAAAAG ACATCTGGAAAGCCAATCAAGCAGCACCTAAAAGACTGTATTCCTGCACGACACAGAGGGTTGGATGACCTTGAAGTCAAATGTCATGTCCTGGACAGTGTTCGTAAGAAATGGAAGCGACCAGAGAAGGGCAAGGGTAGAAACACACTTTCTATACGAGACAAGAGAGAGTTAAAGGTGTTCGAGATGAAACGGGATGGACACAG gtTTGAGGATTATCTTCCATTACATGAGCTCTGGCAAGACTATATGAGGGACATTCTGGATGTCAGCAG GTACAGCTCAGCAGACCGTAGACAGTACCAGATGAATAACGAGCGCTTGCTGAAGGCTGACTATCATGGTTGCTATATCGTCGTCAGGAGCAGCAGGTGCCCCTCTCTGGTCGGCCTTGCAGGCATTGTTGTCATGGAAACCAAGAatatggtcaaggtcattggGAAGGATAACAGATTAAAAA GCATTCCAAAGATGCATTCAGTCTTTTCATTTGAGCTGGACGGCTTCCTCTTCACAATTCACGGGAACAACTTTTGTGTCAGTGCTTTCCAGAGATCTAAAcggaaatttaaacaaaaagccACTGTGGAACTTTGA